The DNA segment TAATTGACCGGTTAAGCGTGGATTTTCTGGATCAGTAACATCATATTGACGCAGATCACCGTGCAGCCAACAATTTACATAGAGATATTTGTCATCCAGTGAAAGCAATATGTCGGAAACCATGCCGTTCATAGTCTCAGGCTTGCCACCATCAATTGAAATCAGCTTTCCAGGTAtgtcaataactttttttgctataaattcATCGGAATCGGGTTTCTTTTTGAAATAGTATATATTTGCGTTCAAGCAACAGCCAACAAAGCCATCCGGACGTTTCGGATTGTGCATAAAACGAACTTCTAATGGTGTTGTACCGTCCTCACCCAAATCAATGGTTTGGTATAGCGTATGCGTTGACCACTTGTAAAAATTCAATCGACAACCATATTGTGTCATATCTTCGAGGTCTTCGGTACGCCAACcgctattaaaatattttataaaagggAAGAAGCAGAGAAGGAAGATGTCAATCGGTACATTCTTTGACAAAAACATTATATGGATTTTGAATAACTTAGCTCGGACATAACTTACCGTTTAAACTTATTGGGTGCTCCCCATTCCGTTGACACCATTACATCAAAATATGGTTGATACCAAAAGTCATAACCGCATAATGCCACTTGGTTGCCCTTGGTCCACGTGCCGACACAATTGAAATTATTCGTTTCGAAGAGAATAAAATCGCCCTTGGCATAACCCTCAGCATCGCCCAGCgttgaaatcattatattaCCATCAGCCAGACAATGCGTTGTATGCGGCGCAGTTACGTTATGTTGCTTGAACACAGCTCCATCTATGGTCTTGTATAAAGAGGGCTTGCGTGGATCAGTCGCCACATCCATTACGTAAATGAAATCGGAAACAAGCGAGGGCAATATAAGTTTGTCACGCTTCGGTATTTGTTTAGAATTCTCATCCACATAGTAGCAGCTGGAGCAAGCATTCCAGCCCGAGTGGTGGAGTTCATTGCCTTTGCGATTGGTGAAGGTTCTATGAATTACCTAAACATCAATAGATatgagaaatatgaaaaattatgaattataaacatttatttatatctatgcattgaaaaatttaacaaaagagAGTGGCAAAATGAATAAGCTACATAAATTGGTATacttaaatattgaaaagacaTAATGATCTTCGAACCTTCTATCggttatataacatatttttgctatataACATGTTTTGGCACTAACTCTAGTATTTTGAGTATATATCACAGTTAAAGCCGGTTGAATGCAACAGGGTTACTTATAGACTTTGGCAACTCTGATATAGTAAAGTGCTATTTAACGATCCCATGGAAATCTTGATATACTTAGCGAAAAAAATTCGGGTTAAGATCAGATAGAcatattgttatatatataaataggatcccgagaaaagttgaaatctggcTTACTGTTTGTCTCTCCGTTCGTCCGACCGTGCAAGCTAcaccttgagtaaaaattgagata comes from the Bactrocera neohumeralis isolate Rockhampton chromosome 2, APGP_CSIRO_Bneo_wtdbg2-racon-allhic-juicebox.fasta_v2, whole genome shotgun sequence genome and includes:
- the LOC126767744 gene encoding methanethiol oxidase — translated: MSSKACCHGPGYKSPLDAMKNGPREKLLYTVTVQPNLDEPHGDYLSTVDVDPESPTYCQVIHRTFTNRKGNELHHSGWNACSSCYYVDENSKQIPKRDKLILPSLVSDFIYVMDVATDPRKPSLYKTIDGAVFKQHNVTAPHTTHCLADGNIMISTLGDAEGYAKGDFILFETNNFNCVGTWTKGNQVALCGYDFWYQPYFDVMVSTEWGAPNKFKRGWRTEDLEDMTQYGCRLNFYKWSTHTLYQTIDLGEDGTTPLEVRFMHNPKRPDGFVGCCLNANIYYFKKKPDSDEFIAKKVIDIPGKLISIDGGKPETMNGMVSDILLSLDDKYLYVNCWLHGDLRQYDVTDPENPRLTGQLFLGGFICEDWKNVEVLEDKEFTKRPEPRFVKGRRLEGGPQMLQLSLDGKRLYVSSSLFSPWDKQFYPKMVEKGGTIIQIDIDVVNGGLKLNEDFLVDFGNEPYGPALPHEMRYPGGDCTSDIWLANDEK